A single Bufo bufo chromosome 6, aBufBuf1.1, whole genome shotgun sequence DNA region contains:
- the EFTUD2 gene encoding 116 kDa U5 small nuclear ribonucleoprotein component translates to MDADPYDEFGNYIGPELDSDDDDDDDDMGRDDRDVDVAEDDDDDEYIGDPDEDRPGMEVVLHEDKKYYPTAEEVYGPEVETIVQEEDTQPLTEPIIKPVKAKKFSMMEQGLPATVYAMDFLADLMDNSELIRNVTLCGHLHHGKTCFVDCLIEQTHPEIRKHHDQDLCYTDILFTEQERGVGMKSTPVTIVLPDTKEKSYLFNIMDTPGHVNFSDEVTAGFRISDGIVLFIDAAEGVMLNTERLIKHAVQERLAVTVCINKIDRLILELKLPPTDAYYKLRHIVDEVNGLLSMYSTDENLVLSPLLGNVCFASSQYSICFTLGSFAKIYSDTYGDINYQEFAKRLWGDIYFNPKTRKFTKKAPTSSSQRSFVEFILEPLYKILAQVVGDVDTTLPQTLEDLGIHLTKEELKLNIRPLLRLVCNRFFGEFTGFVDMCVQHIPSPKAGARAKIEHTYTGGMDSELGEEMSQCDPDGPLMCHTTKMYSTDDGVQFHAFGRVLSGTIHAGQPVKVLGENYTLEDEEDSQVCTVGRLWVSVARYHIEVNRVPAGNWVLIEGVDQPIVKTATITEPRGNEEAQIFRPLKFNTTSVIKIAVEPVNPSELPKMLDGLRKVNKSYPSLTTKVEESGEHVILGTGELYLDCVMHDLRKMYSEIDIKVADPVVTFCETVVETSSLKCFAETPNKKNKITMIAEPLEKGLAEDIENEVVQISWNRKKLGEFFQTKYDWDLLAARSIWAFGPDTTGPNILVDDTLPSEVDKALLSSVKDSIVQGFQWGTREGPLCDELIRNVKFKILDAVIAQEPLHRGGGQIIPTARRVVYSAFLMATPRLMEPYYFVEVQAPADCVSAVYTVLARRRGHVTQDAPIPGSPLYTIKAFIPAIDSFGFETDLRTHTQGQAFSLSVFHHWQIVPGDPLDKSIIIRPLEPQPAPHLAREFMIKTRRRKGLSEDVSISKFFDDPMLLELAKQDVVLNYPM, encoded by the exons ATGGATGCTGACCCATATGATGAGTTTGGTAATTACATTGGCCCTGAGCTGGACTCTGATGACGACGACGATGATGACGACATGGGAAGAGATGACAGGGATGTAGATGTG GCAGAAGATGATGACGATGATGAATACATTGGAGATCCTGATGAGGATCGTCCAGGGATGGAGGTTGTTCTCCATGAGGACAAGAAATATTACCCCACTGCTGAGGAAGTGTATGGTCCTGAGGTGGAGACTATAGTGCAGGAGGAGGACACACAGCCTCTAACAG AACCTATTATTAAACCAGTGAAGGCAAAAAAGTTCTCCATGATGGAACAAGGACTGCCTGCCACAGTGTATGCCATGGA TTTTTTGGCCGATCTCATGGATAATTCAGAACTTATTAGGAACGTGACACTTTGTGGGCACCTTCATCATGGAAAG ACCTGTTTTGTGGACTGTCTAATTGAGCAAACGCATCCCGAGATCCGCAAGCACCATGACCAGGAT CTTTGCTACACCGATATCCTTTTTACCGAACAGGAG AGAGGCGTTGGCATGAAAAGTACACCTGTGACCATCGTTCTGCCCGACACCAAGGAAAAATCCTATCTGTTTAATATAATGGATACTCCAG GTCATGTGAACTTTTCTGACGAGGTCACGGCTGGGTTTCGAATATCAGATGGAATTGTGTTGTTCATTGACGCAGCAGAGGGG GTAATGCTGAACACAGAGCGTCTGATCAAGCACGCTGTACAGGAACGTTTAGCTGTCACAGTGTGCATTAATAAAATAGACCGGTTAATTCTGGAGCTGAAGCTGCCGCCTACTGATGCTTATTACAAGCTGAGACACATTGTGGATGAGGTTAATGGATTACTGAG CATGTATTCCACAGATGAGAACTTGGTTTTATCCCCACTCCTGGGGAACGTATGCTTTGCAAGTTCACAGTATAGCATCTGCTTCACGCTGGGCTCATTTGCCAAGATCTATTCTGACACATACG GTGATATCAATTATCAAGAGTTTGCCAAGCGGTTGTGGGGTGATATCTATTTCAATCCAAAAAC GCGTAAATTTACCAAGAAAGCTCCAACAAGCAGCTCTCAGCGAAGTTTCGTGGAGTTCATCTTGGAGCCTTTGTATAAGATTTTGGCTCAG GTAGTGGGGGATGTAGATACTACTCTGCCACAGACACTGGAAGACTTGGGCATTCATCTCACAAAGGAGGAACTGAAGCTTAATATCCGTCCACTACTGAGGCTTGTATGCAATCGCTTCTTTGGGGAATTCACAG GTTTTGTGGATATGTGTGTTCAGCACATTCCATCTCCAAAGGCTGGTGCAAGAGCCAAAATTGAACACACCTATACTGGGGGTATGGATTCTGAACTAGGAGAGGAGATGAGCCAGTGTGATCCTGAT GGTCCGCTGATGTGTCATACAACCAAGATGTACAGCACAGATGATGGAGTACAGTTTCATGCCTTTGGCCGTGTGCTGAGTGGGACTATTCATGCTGGGCAACCAGTTAAGGTACTGGGTGAGAATTATACTTTAGAAGATGAGGAGGATTCCCAGGTCTGCACAGTTGGAAGGCTGTGGGTGTCTGTGGCCAG GTACCATATTGAAGTGAATAGAGTACCAGCCGGGAATTGGGTTCTGATTGAAGGTGTGGATCAGCCTATAGTAAAGACAGCCACAATCACAGAACCTAGGGGCAATGAGGAG GCTCAGATCTTCCGGCCATTAAAATTCAACACCACATCAGTCATTAAAATTGCTGTGGAGCCCGTTAACCCGTCAGAACTGCCAAAGATGTTAGATGGACTTAGGAAAGTCAACAAGAGCTATCCTTCTCTCACCACCAAG GTTGAAGAGTCTGGGGAGCATGTCATTCTTGGCACTGGAGAGCTGTACCTTGACTGTGTTATGCACGACCTCCGCAAAATGTACTCAGAAATTGATATTAAG GTGGCAGATCCTGTGGTGACTTTTTGCGAGACTGTAGTAGAAACCTCATCACTGAAATGTTTTGCTGAGACCCCAAATAAGAA AAATAAAATCACAATGATTGCTGAGCCGTTGGAAAAAGGCCTTGCTGAAGATATTGAAAATGAAGTGGTGCAGATCTCCTGGAACAG GAAGAAATTGGGCGAATTTTTTCAAACAAAATATGACTGGGATCTTCTGGCTGCCCGTTCTATCTGGGCTTTTGGGCCAGACACCACTGGTCCCAACATCTTGGTAGATGACACATTGCCTTCTGAG GTGGATAAAGCTTTGCTGAGCTCGGTAAAGGACAGCATTGTACAGGGATTCCAATGGGGGACAAGGGAAGGCCCCTTGTGTGATGAGT TGATCAGAAATGTGAAGTTTAAAATACTGGATGCGGTCATTGCGCAGGAGCCATTGCATCGGGGAGGTGGGCAGATCATTCCAACAGCCCGCAGAGTCGTATACTCTGCTTTCCTGATG GCCACCCCACGTCTCATGGAGCCGTATTACTTTGTGGAAGTGCAAGCTCCTGCTGACTGTGTGTCTGCTGTGTATACTGTTCTGGCCAGAAGAAG AGGCCATGTCACACAAGATGCTCCTATTCCTGGTTCACCGCTCTATACCATCAAAGCATTCATCCCAGCAATAGACTCATTTGGTTTTGAGACAGATCTGCGCACTCACACTCAAGGACAGGCTTTCTCCTTGTCTGTCTTTCATCACTGGCAG ATTGTGCCAGGAGACCCCTTGGATAAAAGCATCATTATACGACCTCTGGAGCCTCAGCCAGCACCTCACCTTGCCCGAGAATTTATGATCAAAACAAGACGTAGGAAG GGTCTAAGTGAAGACGTAAGCATCAGCAAGTTTTTCGATGACCCTATGTTGTTGGAATTGGCCAAACAGGATGTAGTGCTGAACTATCCCATGTGA
- the HIGD1B gene encoding HIG1 domain family member 1B, which produces MPTVGDEWVPEEQESVTGKLQRKMKQSPLVPVGLLGFAVIVVYGLYRLKQRGNVKMSVHLIHTRVAAQACVVGATALGTTYAMYKEYREKKATEREAVKQNGRRSTKE; this is translated from the exons ATGCCCACAGTTGGGGATGAGTGGGTCCCTGAGGAACAGGAATCTGTAACCGGCAAGTTACAGCGTAAAATGAAGCAGTCTCCTCTTGTTCCAGTGG GTCTGCTTGGATTTGCTGTGATTGTCGTTTATGGACTTTACAGACTGAAACAACGGggcaatgtaaaaatgtcagttcACCTGATTCATACACGGGTAGCTGCACAAGCCTGTGTTGTGGGAGCTACTGCCTTAG GAACTACATACGCCATGTACAAGGAATACAGGGAGAAAAAGGCAACTGAGAGAGAAGCTGTGAAACAAAATGGAAGACGTTCTACCAAGGAGTAA